The following proteins come from a genomic window of Solea solea chromosome 3, fSolSol10.1, whole genome shotgun sequence:
- the LOC131456751 gene encoding coxsackievirus and adenovirus receptor homolog, translated as MAALHFSVCSPPGNFEKTTSCHSTSLRARMPIPRTYCFRKRHQRPLITGQRLCYFWIIVAVLLLTSQPSYGVRILSNSSTTKYAAVGDSVTLSCHFGLAPEGLGHLDIEWSIKPLNISEEETTVAMCVDNRTYEDYYPFKDRAKFVSPDPASGDASIVIKELRPTDSAVYQCKVRKLNRLSSIRINLTVKARPAKPKCYVKSKSLEPCEVVLGCTTTEASTPILYSWVKENTENLLPVGAFADSHNGDLLLNQDIQGTFVCTVHGSVGVETCAIELESCNTEANTVTLLAVLAMFLTFPTVAIVVACCYKRNDTHFGNEILEDCSPPNKRLLME; from the exons ATGGCAGCATTGCACTTCTCAGTGTGCAGCCCGCCTGGAAATTTTGAGAAGACGACGTCGTGTCACTCAACTTCCCTAAGAGCTAGG ATGCCGATCCCCAGAACCTATTGCTTCAGGAAGCGTCATCAAAGACCCCTCATCACCGGGCAGAGGCTATGCTATTTCTGGATTATTGTTGCTGTGTTGCTTTTAACCTCACAGCCTTCCTACGGAGTACGGATTCTCTCAAACTCATCTACAACCAAATATGCAGCTGTGGGAGACAGTGTGACCCTCAGCTGTCACTTCGGGCTTGCTCCTGAGGGCTTGGGACACCTCGACATTGAATGGAGTATCAAGCCTTTGAATATCAGCGAAGAGGAAACCACTGTAGCCATGTGCGTTGATAATCGCACATATGAAGATTATTATCCATTCAAGGACAGAGCCAAGTTTGTGTCTCCTGATCCCGCGAGCGGCGACGCTTCGATTGTCATCAAAGAGCTGAGACCTACAGACTCGGCCGTCTACCAATGCAAGGTTCGAAAACTCAACAGATTGAGCAGCATTCGCATTAACCTGACGGTAAAGGCGAGGCCAGCTAAACCCAAATGCTACGTGAAGTCTAAATCGTTGGAGCCTTGTGAGGTGGTACTTGGGTGTACGACAACAGAAGCCAGCACCCCCATACTGTACAGCTGggtcaaagaaaacacagagaatctCCTTCCAGTTGGTGCCTTCGCGGATTCACACAACGGTGACCTGCTCTTAAACCAAGACATCCAGGGAACGTTCGTCTGTACAGTTCATGGCTCTGTCGGGGTGGAGACGTGTGCAATTGAGCTGGAGTCATGTAACACTGAAGCAAACACAGTGACATTACTCGCTGTGCTCGCCATGTTCCTAACCTTTCCCACCGTAGCCATCGTCGTAGCCTGCTGCTATAAAAGAAATGATACGCATTTTGGAAACGAGATCCTGGAAGACTGCTCTCCTCCCAACAAACGGCTGCTGATGGAGTGA